The proteins below come from a single Leptospira ellinghausenii genomic window:
- a CDS encoding ankyrin repeat domain-containing protein — protein MKKDWALFLLLLSVSCKTIPKFQVIDNVKPNPNCKITWLTVVEPDFFIMNRSTTLAGCIEKLSPNDAVIAFSFGRSIHRINASVNLTTGESRRSDSYSSENASAKTTIQINKKASLEIPTGDKKGSFMFSILYTLKNKQPSIEIYDVTREESFGPRLAFIAITKNDLPKLRELFTSGSIQNDTYIILVDENNAYELNLFQHALNVRANWEIYEYLIEKKVDYQFRDKNGFNALTYAVYLNDVGLVKYIDSLKKWNLNEKTNQGDTVLHWATANQNKEIVEYLLKRGTDKNIKNNQGLTAYDIAKSKSSSEILEILK, from the coding sequence ATGAAAAAAGACTGGGCTCTATTTTTACTTCTACTTTCCGTTAGTTGCAAAACAATTCCAAAATTTCAAGTCATCGATAACGTCAAACCAAATCCAAATTGTAAGATAACTTGGCTTACTGTTGTCGAACCAGATTTTTTTATTATGAATAGATCAACTACTTTAGCTGGTTGTATTGAAAAACTTAGTCCGAATGATGCAGTAATAGCATTTTCTTTTGGTCGTTCGATCCATCGAATTAATGCAAGTGTTAACCTAACAACAGGTGAATCACGAAGGTCGGATTCATATTCGAGTGAAAACGCAAGTGCGAAAACAACGATTCAAATAAACAAAAAAGCATCCTTGGAGATTCCCACCGGCGATAAAAAGGGATCGTTTATGTTTAGTATTTTATATACACTGAAGAACAAACAACCTTCGATTGAAATCTATGATGTAACACGCGAGGAATCATTCGGACCAAGACTCGCTTTTATAGCAATTACCAAAAATGACTTACCAAAATTGAGAGAACTTTTTACAAGCGGTAGTATCCAAAATGACACCTACATCATTTTGGTTGATGAGAACAATGCATATGAATTGAATCTTTTCCAACATGCATTAAATGTGCGTGCGAATTGGGAGATCTATGAGTATTTGATAGAAAAAAAAGTGGATTATCAATTTAGAGATAAAAATGGATTTAATGCTCTTACTTATGCAGTTTATTTAAATGACGTGGGTTTGGTAAAATACATAGACTCCCTTAAAAAATGGAATTTGAATGAGAAAACAAACCAGGGTGATACTGTTCTTCATTGGGCTACTGCAAATCAAAATAAAGAAATCGTTGAGTATTTATTAAAAAGAGGAACGGATAAAAATATAAAAAACAACCAAGGACTTACAGCATACGATATTGCAAAATCAAAGTCATCAAGTGAAATTTTAGAGATCTTAAAATAA
- the ilvA gene encoding threonine ammonia-lyase IlvA, which translates to MELEIDFAYQILKPIINHTPLQFHSRLSELYGAQVYIKREDLQVVRSYKIRGAYNMIQSLTLEERKNGVVCASAGNHAQGVAYSCKLLQIFGVIYMPEVTPKQKINQVRMFGGDFIEIKLIGDTFDECQKEAIGYANERKMSFIPPFDHVKIMEGQGTVGKEILAELSNIDYLFLPIGGGGLCAGVGFYFKNHSPLTKIIGTEPKGAPSMKEALKVGKPISLEKIDKFVDGAAVKKVGELTFPICQSVLSDLVLIPEGKVCTTILNLYNLDAIVSEPAGALSIAALDEYKEVIRGKTIVCILSGGNNDIDRMQEIKERSLLFEGLKQYFIVRFAQKPGALKQFVNEILGPNDDIVRFEFIQKNNKESGSALIGIELKSKDDFQSLLMRMKEYRLNFTVINEDENLFEYLI; encoded by the coding sequence ATGGAATTAGAGATTGACTTCGCATATCAGATATTAAAACCCATCATCAATCACACTCCCTTACAATTTCATTCTCGATTGTCGGAGCTGTATGGTGCCCAGGTGTATATCAAACGGGAAGATTTACAAGTTGTTCGTTCCTATAAAATTAGAGGGGCTTATAATATGATCCAAAGTTTAACTTTGGAGGAACGAAAAAATGGAGTAGTATGTGCAAGTGCTGGCAATCATGCACAAGGAGTAGCGTATTCATGTAAATTACTTCAAATTTTTGGAGTCATTTATATGCCAGAAGTTACCCCTAAACAAAAGATAAATCAAGTTCGTATGTTTGGTGGTGATTTTATTGAGATCAAACTCATAGGTGATACATTTGATGAATGCCAAAAGGAAGCAATTGGATATGCAAATGAAAGGAAAATGTCGTTTATCCCGCCTTTTGATCATGTTAAAATCATGGAAGGTCAAGGTACTGTCGGAAAAGAAATTTTAGCTGAGCTTTCAAATATTGATTATTTGTTTTTGCCAATCGGCGGAGGAGGATTATGTGCTGGTGTAGGTTTTTATTTTAAAAATCATTCACCACTCACAAAGATAATTGGAACAGAACCAAAGGGTGCACCATCAATGAAAGAAGCATTGAAAGTAGGAAAACCAATCTCTTTGGAGAAAATTGATAAATTTGTCGATGGGGCAGCTGTCAAAAAAGTGGGGGAACTTACGTTTCCAATTTGCCAATCTGTTTTGAGTGATTTGGTCTTAATTCCGGAAGGAAAAGTATGTACGACAATTTTAAATCTTTATAATTTAGATGCCATTGTGAGTGAACCTGCTGGTGCTCTCAGTATCGCTGCCTTAGATGAATACAAAGAAGTCATTCGCGGGAAAACAATCGTTTGCATCTTAAGTGGTGGAAACAATGATATAGATCGGATGCAAGAAATCAAAGAAAGGTCCTTACTCTTTGAGGGACTGAAGCAGTATTTTATTGTTCGATTTGCACAAAAACCAGGAGCCCTGAAACAATTCGTAAATGAAATCTTAGGACCAAATGACGATATAGTTCGTTTTGAATTTATCCAAAAAAACAATAAAGAATCAGGATCCGCACTCATTGGTATTGAGTTAAAATCAAAAGATGATTTCCAAAGTTTACTAATGCGGATGAAAGAATACAGATTAAATTTTACTGTTATCAATGAAGATGAAAATCTGTTTGAATATTTAATTTAA
- the metW gene encoding methionine biosynthesis protein MetW: MNIHTNEALGLDLKNRPDISYIANLIKPGERVLDLGCGYGELMLILKNKGVRVQGIEKDDKCIIQCVKKSLYVHHGDIDDGLKHHLDHSFDFVILNQTIQQTLNPGDIIKECLRIGKQVIIVFPNFSHWQIRTSILLSGKTPVTDLMPFHWYDTPNLHYLSGKDFEDFCEFERIKILHKAFFNRTRQIKLFPNLFATLALFVIRA, translated from the coding sequence TTGAATATCCATACAAATGAAGCGCTTGGTTTAGATTTAAAGAATAGGCCTGATATATCCTACATTGCAAATCTCATCAAACCTGGTGAAAGGGTTTTAGATTTAGGATGTGGGTATGGTGAACTTATGTTGATCTTAAAAAACAAAGGAGTTCGAGTACAAGGCATTGAAAAAGACGATAAGTGTATCATCCAATGTGTAAAAAAAAGTCTATATGTCCACCATGGAGATATAGACGATGGATTAAAACATCACCTAGACCATAGTTTTGATTTTGTCATCTTAAACCAAACCATACAACAAACGTTAAATCCGGGTGACATCATTAAAGAATGTTTGCGTATTGGTAAACAGGTCATCATTGTGTTTCCTAATTTTTCTCATTGGCAAATCAGAACTTCGATTTTGCTAAGTGGAAAAACACCTGTAACGGATTTAATGCCCTTCCATTGGTATGACACTCCAAACTTACATTATCTTTCAGGAAAGGATTTTGAAGACTTCTGTGAATTCGAACGTATCAAAATCTTACACAAGGCATTTTTCAATCGTACTCGTCAAATTAAGTTATTTCCTAACCTATTTGCAACTCTAGCGCTATTTGTTATACGAGCTTAA
- the metX gene encoding homoserine O-acetyltransferase MetX, producing the protein MPTSETNEFFHGSVGVVQTNIVTFESLTLEGGETITPLEIAYETYGTLNDKKDNAILVCHALSGDAHAAGFHEGDKRPGWWDYYIGPGKAFDTNRYFIISSNVIGGCKGSSGPLSFNGKTGKPFQSTFPFVSIGDMVNAQEKLIRHFGIHKLFAVAGGSMGGMQALQWSVAYPDRLKNCIVMASSSEHSAQQIAFNEVGRQAILSDPNWNQGLYTQEKRPSKGLALARMMGHITYLSDEMMREKFGRKPPKGNIQSTDFAVGSYLIYQGESFVDRFDANSYIYVTKALDHFSLGTGKELTKVLSKVRCRFLVIAYTSDWLYPPYQSEEIVKSLEVNAVPVSFIELNNPAGHDSFLLPSEEQDSILRDFLSATDEGGFF; encoded by the coding sequence ATGCCTACCTCCGAAACAAATGAATTTTTTCACGGATCAGTAGGTGTTGTACAGACAAATATTGTCACGTTTGAATCGTTAACTCTTGAGGGGGGTGAAACCATCACTCCTCTTGAGATCGCTTATGAAACTTACGGTACTCTCAACGATAAAAAAGACAATGCCATCTTAGTATGCCATGCTCTTTCTGGCGATGCACACGCTGCTGGTTTCCATGAGGGTGACAAACGACCTGGATGGTGGGATTATTACATCGGACCTGGCAAAGCGTTTGATACCAATCGTTATTTTATTATCTCTTCTAATGTCATAGGTGGTTGTAAGGGATCCAGTGGGCCATTGAGTTTCAATGGCAAAACAGGCAAACCATTTCAATCCACCTTTCCTTTTGTTTCTATAGGTGATATGGTCAATGCACAGGAAAAATTAATCCGCCATTTTGGAATCCATAAATTATTCGCAGTTGCGGGTGGATCAATGGGAGGAATGCAAGCCCTACAATGGTCAGTCGCTTATCCCGATCGTTTAAAAAACTGTATCGTCATGGCATCTTCTTCCGAACACTCTGCCCAACAAATTGCTTTTAATGAAGTGGGAAGGCAAGCAATCTTATCCGACCCCAATTGGAACCAAGGTTTGTATACCCAAGAAAAACGGCCATCAAAGGGACTCGCTCTAGCTCGTATGATGGGTCATATCACTTATCTGAGTGATGAAATGATGCGCGAAAAATTTGGTCGTAAACCTCCGAAAGGAAACATCCAATCTACCGATTTTGCAGTGGGTAGTTATTTGATCTACCAAGGGGAATCCTTTGTTGATCGATTTGATGCTAATTCTTATATTTATGTTACAAAAGCATTGGACCACTTTAGTTTGGGTACAGGGAAAGAACTCACAAAGGTATTATCGAAGGTTAGGTGTCGCTTTTTAGTCATTGCATATACCTCTGATTGGTTATACCCACCTTACCAATCGGAAGAAATCGTTAAGTCATTGGAAGTAAATGCGGTTCCAGTGAGTTTCATTGAACTGAATAATCCCGCAGGACATGATAGTTTTTTATTGCCTAGTGAAGAACAAGATTCTATTTTGAGAGATTTTTTAAGTGCAACAGATGAAGGAGGATTCTTTTGA
- a CDS encoding O-acetylhomoserine aminocarboxypropyltransferase/cysteine synthase family protein, whose product MPRQYKPETIALHGGQEPDPTTTSRAVPLYQTTSYVFKDTDHAARLFGLQEFGNIYTRLMNPTTDVLEKRVAALEGGVAALATASGQSAEMLALLNIVEAGQEIVASSSLYGGTYNLLHYTFPKLGIKVHFVDPSNPENFKKASNDKTRAFYAETLGNPKLDTLDIAAVSKVAKEVGVPLVIDNTMPSPYLVNPLKHGADIVVHSLTKFLGGHGTSIGGIIIDGGSFNWGNGKFKNFTEPDPSYHGLKFWEVFGKFEPFGGVNIAFILKARVQGLRDLGPAISPFNAWQILQGVETLPLRMERHSQNALKVAEFLQKHPKVEWVNYPGLPSDKNYATAKKYHERGLFGAIVGFEIKGGVEKAKKFIDGLELFSLLANIGDAKSLAIHPASTTHQQLTSEEQISAGVTPGFVRLSVGLENLDDILVDLEEALKNI is encoded by the coding sequence ATGCCACGCCAATACAAACCAGAAACCATTGCACTCCACGGAGGCCAAGAGCCGGACCCAACCACTACGTCCCGTGCCGTGCCTTTATACCAAACAACATCCTATGTTTTCAAAGACACAGACCATGCAGCGAGATTATTCGGTCTGCAAGAGTTTGGAAATATTTACACACGACTTATGAATCCAACAACGGATGTGTTGGAAAAACGTGTTGCTGCTTTGGAAGGTGGTGTTGCTGCTCTTGCAACAGCTTCTGGTCAAAGTGCTGAGATGTTAGCGCTTCTTAATATTGTGGAAGCTGGCCAAGAAATTGTCGCCTCTTCTTCGTTATATGGCGGAACCTATAACTTACTCCATTATACATTTCCAAAATTGGGAATCAAAGTTCATTTTGTTGATCCTTCCAATCCTGAAAATTTCAAAAAAGCATCCAATGACAAAACACGTGCTTTTTATGCGGAAACTTTAGGGAATCCAAAATTAGATACACTTGATATTGCTGCTGTTAGTAAAGTCGCAAAAGAAGTGGGAGTTCCACTTGTCATCGATAACACAATGCCTTCTCCCTATCTTGTAAACCCGTTGAAACATGGGGCAGATATTGTGGTTCATTCCCTAACAAAATTCTTAGGAGGCCATGGAACATCGATTGGTGGTATCATCATTGATGGTGGAAGTTTTAATTGGGGGAATGGGAAATTTAAAAATTTCACAGAGCCAGATCCATCTTACCATGGTTTGAAATTCTGGGAAGTCTTTGGAAAATTTGAACCATTCGGTGGTGTCAATATTGCATTTATTTTAAAAGCTCGTGTGCAAGGTTTACGTGACTTAGGGCCTGCCATTTCTCCTTTCAATGCTTGGCAAATTTTACAAGGTGTGGAAACTCTTCCACTTCGAATGGAACGCCATTCCCAAAATGCGCTCAAAGTAGCTGAATTTTTACAAAAACATCCAAAAGTGGAATGGGTGAATTATCCAGGCCTTCCTTCTGACAAAAACTATGCGACTGCGAAAAAGTACCATGAACGTGGACTATTTGGAGCAATTGTAGGTTTTGAAATCAAAGGTGGTGTGGAAAAAGCTAAAAAGTTCATTGATGGACTCGAACTCTTTAGTTTACTCGCTAACATTGGTGATGCGAAATCATTAGCAATTCACCCAGCGTCAACAACACACCAACAGTTAACCAGTGAAGAACAAATCTCTGCCGGTGTGACACCAGGGTTTGTCCGACTCAGTGTTGGTTTAGAAAACTTGGATGACATTCTAGTAGACTTAGAAGAGGCATTAAAAAATATCTGA